A single region of the Arcobacter lacus genome encodes:
- a CDS encoding YbfB/YjiJ family MFS transporter yields the protein MSRLFDRNDNLAILIAGIFSIIIGIGVARFAFTGLIPPMLEDHLSIKFVGILASLNFAGYLTGSILSVFLKDINQKVLFYRMGIVLAIATTFVLGFSTNDTFWMISRVLGGFAGAMALVVGSAIVMTKLKMESKTKAMGIHFSGIGFSILTTDLIARYVLSLGYTWQDSWIVLSIFAIVLASYAMYILSFDKEVKQNVVKHKFDFSIFTFFVILLIMAYFTEGVGFVVQATFLPDIVNTLPGLEGYGSLTWTLVGLAGIPSCIIWMRLAHNYGSINMIIIALLLQAIGILIPAFTSNIYLNLLSGVLYGGTFIGLVALFMNLGGQLSHGNPVILMGALTTSYGVGQVIAPLYSVYLIEKFGNYDYALYLTALIVLGGILLLFIAKKFEKERI from the coding sequence ATGAGTAGATTGTTTGATAGGAACGATAATCTAGCAATTTTAATTGCAGGGATTTTTTCAATTATTATAGGAATTGGAGTAGCAAGATTTGCTTTTACAGGTCTTATTCCTCCAATGCTTGAAGATCATTTAAGTATTAAATTTGTAGGTATTTTGGCTTCATTAAATTTTGCAGGATATTTAACAGGTTCGATTTTATCTGTATTTTTAAAAGATATAAATCAAAAAGTACTTTTTTATAGAATGGGAATAGTTTTAGCAATAGCAACTACTTTTGTTTTAGGTTTTAGCACAAATGATACTTTTTGGATGATTTCAAGAGTTTTAGGTGGATTTGCAGGAGCAATGGCTTTAGTAGTTGGTTCAGCTATTGTTATGACAAAACTCAAAATGGAAAGTAAAACGAAAGCTATGGGAATTCATTTTAGTGGTATAGGATTTTCTATTTTAACAACAGATTTAATAGCAAGATATGTTTTGAGTTTGGGATATACTTGGCAAGATTCTTGGATAGTTTTATCAATATTTGCAATAGTTTTAGCAAGTTACGCAATGTATATTTTATCTTTTGATAAAGAAGTTAAACAAAATGTTGTAAAACATAAATTTGATTTTTCTATTTTTACTTTTTTTGTGATTTTATTGATTATGGCTTATTTTACAGAAGGTGTAGGATTTGTAGTTCAAGCAACATTTTTACCTGATATTGTAAATACTCTTCCTGGACTTGAAGGTTATGGAAGTTTAACTTGGACTTTAGTTGGTCTTGCTGGAATACCATCTTGTATAATTTGGATGAGATTAGCTCATAATTACGGAAGTATAAATATGATTATTATAGCTTTACTTCTTCAAGCAATTGGTATTTTAATTCCGGCATTTACAAGTAATATTTATTTAAATTTATTAAGTGGGGTTTTGTATGGTGGTACTTTTATAGGTTTAGTGGCGCTTTTTATGAATTTAGGTGGACAATTATCTCATGGAAATCCAGTGATTTTAATGGGTGCTTTAACTACTTCTTATGGTGTAGGACAAGTTATTGCTCCTTTATATAGTGTATATTTAATTGAAAAGTTTGGCAATTATGATTATGCTTTATATCTTACTGCTCTTATTGTTTTGGGTGGAATATTGTTATTATTTATTGCAAAAAAGTTCGAAAAAGAGAGAATTTAA